Below is a window of Rhipicephalus sanguineus isolate Rsan-2018 chromosome 9, BIME_Rsan_1.4, whole genome shotgun sequence DNA.
TGCGTTGTTTTAacaaccccctcctccccccatcATTTCGAAATTCTGTGTAAAACACTGGCACCGCGCGCCCCGCTCCTACATCGATGGGAAGCAGTTACAAAGTTAAACGAGGACTGCACCGCCCCAGGGTGGAAAGTTGTTGTATCAGTCATTTACGGCGAAAGAACCTGTTGCTCACATAAGCACGAACAGAACGGCTCCATGTGCGAATCGACATTGATAACGCCAGGCTCTGACACTCATTTCAAAATATCACAACTTACCTGTGAAGCATCTAGAGCAGCAGACGATTCTTTTGGCTCCACACAATCTGTAGGGGAACTTTGACGATGTAGTTGGTTTCAAATAGAACCGAAAGCGCCGTTTCTGAGGCGGAACCGACCACCACGACGGGGCAATGGGTGCACGGGGGCCCGGGGCGCGCATTTACATAGGCGAGCGGATAAACCcccccacaatgcaccgcgcAACGGTGCATTGTGTTGGGCGGCTGCCAGTTCCCGTACTTTCGTATCACAACAGCGACGGCGGTGAGCGCGCTGACTGCTGTGCCAATGCCTCCTTGGATGTGCAAACACAAGTGCTGGGACGACGCGACCATAGTAAGCGCCCTACGATGAATCGGATACACGCGAGTTCTTCGCGAGACGCTGTGCGCACACTTCTCGCTGCCGAAAGCCGTCTCGTTCAGGAGGCATTGAAGCGGATACAGCCTGCAGTGAACAACAACACGATGGCGGGATGACGGATTTCTTGCGAGTCAGCAACGATATTGCAGATGTGGCGAAGCTAAGGACATGTGGGCACTGGGACGATGAGATCAAGAAAAGCCCTCTACGATGGATCGCACACGCGCGAAACTGTACATGCTTCAAGCAACGTTAGTGCGCGCGCCGTTATCAACAATGCCCTCATCTACCGAAAGTTGCGTCGATCTGTTTGCAACGACGTAAGTATCGATGTTGACAAAGCCATATGCGGTTAAACGACGGCATGACGGATTTGTGCAGGCCTTGACGCTGCTCAGAAAGCTGGTTTCGAAGAATGTCATTCCCTACGTCGCGGTCGTCACTTCAGCATTGATTAGCTTCAGCTGATGGCCCAGCACTGGCTTCGAATTATTTTAGGCTACGCACTGTGAATGGGGACATGCGATGCAATAGGAATTCAAGACCTTCGAAACGCCATTGTGCTCCTTAAAACACGCTTTCGGCCGTTCGTATATTTTTGATTATATATATAAGATGGTGCGCGATCATTAAGAGAAAAATAGGCTGCCGCCAGGATATCACCTATGAAAAAAATACGGTTCAAACACAAACGAAAATTTTCTGGTGTGCCCTTCAGCCCTGCTcctgcctgtttctttttttttctttctgcaaccCACCCTCATGCAACAAGCCGTCATGCATACTTGAGGGCAAGTAAAAAACCTACCTGGCCACAAGTGCCACATAGTCGTCACATGAAACTGAAGTAAAAATAGGAGTGCATACCATGGAAGTCAGCCACGATCTTGcaaatacacaaacacacattgctttattttttgcattacttaaACCCAATGCATTGCAGGTGAAATGCCACCTGGagtatcacagggatcattgcttGCACCCTTCGTCATCCTACCTTATAGAAGTGATAGTCAATTTTGTATGCATGTCCCTTGCGTATGACTGCATGATTTGTGCATGATTATAATACAAAATCAGACTTCACAATTCAAAATTAAACACTTTAGACACATATAAAATTGAATGCAGCAAATAGCAATTAACTACGTCTAGCGACACAGCATGTGCCAGACAGAAAATACTGCAAAGGCAAGTATATTCCGGAAATTCTAGCACAAGCCTTCACAGGGAATCTGGCAAAAATGTCTTAATGCCAGCGGTGTGTATTTTCTGAGAAGCCTTGGAAGCtattttcttgcacaagttgtgTCAAATGCCTACAGACCTCTTCAGCCTATAATCTTGGTGCTTTACCACAAGTACGTAATGCAAAAATCACGGGAAATGTTAAAACTGGCTCCACGATTTATGAGCTgttctataaaaaaagaaagcaatatatcTTTTTTGCTTTTGCAGAAGCATTCTGAACAAGAGTAGACCAATTGAGGCTGCCACAAGTGTCCTTGAAAATGTAAAAATACTTGCCAGTGGAAGCTACTTGGGGAATGTGGAGGCCATGCGTTTTATTCAGCTGTACGCATTTCTGCTAAATCTTTTTAATGCTATGAAAATACACAACTATGATGACACAGCATAACACACCCAGTTTCTTATGTCTTTTGGCGTTGAGGATAACAGGTAGCTTATTCCTTTATATAAATTTCGCATGTTCGCAGTTATGCAAGTGAGAAGCTTGACAACTTCTTGCATGCCAGTTTATATGTCTCTCTACGAGATGTGGGCATCTATAAATCCAGAAGGCCGAAATATCACTTTTGACAAATGTGAAGATGTAGACATGCAGAACTGTTAAATGTTATTTATTCTTTAAACAAACTTCCAATTCAGCGAAGCATTATACAAGTACCAATGTTCATATCGCTCATGACTGGCATGTGGAATGGTCTTTACAAAGGTTCTCCACTGCCAACCAGGGTTGTTGCAAGTGTTGTACTAGGCATGTGTTCATCtctccccccccaaaaaacccTGTGACAGCACTGCTGCCAGCACCATGGATGAAACAATGCAAGCAACGACTACAGTGCTAAATGCATGAAACACCTCGCCATCAAGGTCGAATCATTGTGCTATGGCCCAAGAGGAGCAAGGTATAGTTGCACAGAGAAGTAGATCGGGCAATTTGTAAAATGCATTGCCACGAGGCCCTCTGAACACGCAGTCAGTGGATGCTTTATGACTTCTTCGTGGCACTCTTTCCATTATGAGAAAGACATTGATATGCTGCTTTGTTGATTTAATGATTTCTCCTAAGTTACAAATACTACAGTGACTGCAAGCTGTGGTTAAATAGGGAGGGTAGTGTAAAGCCTGGCGATGCAGCTTTGCACCATTTTTATAGAACTGTCCCTCACTGTGTGGCAAGAGGTAGTAGCATCGACCTACTTTCTAAATTTGAGCAAACACCTTTGTATGCCACTCAAGGCATGTCAGAAGGTATTGCATGTTCTTGTAGCCTACTTTGGCAGCCTAAGATACACCCCAAATTTGGTAATGAACTGCCATGAAGATTGCATTCTTTTACAAGCGGGGGCTTTTATTTTAGATGTGCAGCAGTAGCGCAGGCATATGTGCCATGAATTGCACATATATTGTGGAATGGCCAGTCATTAACGACCATTTTGTAATTGTCCTAATAACACTAGCATTTGTTGTTTTCATTTAAATCTTCCCAGAGAGCAAAAAACTTATTTGTAATGCATATAGCTATTATTTTAGAAGTGGCAAATTGTAGCTTATCAAGCTTAATAGGTCAGCAATGGTAAGCATCATTTCTGCAAAGTTTGAAATTGTGTTCTTGCTGTGTTATACTGATGCAATGCTGCAGAAAAGATATATTGCACATGTTGATTGCCAATTACTGCATTCATTCATCACTAGTTTATAAAATCTTCGCATGGGAAGAATGTATTATGTAGCACAGTGTTACTGTGGTGCTACATGGTGTGACAAATGGCGGCTCCTAAATATGAAAAAGGACCTTGAACCATACGAAGGGCTATGCTGTAGTCTTACTAATGACCAACATAACTGATGAATGTGAACCATGATTAGAGTGGGTGTACCATCAACTCAGAGGTTACTTATACAAAACATTTATGCAAGACACGGTGTGGCAAAGCTAACTTATCGTTAGTGTAGCTTACATATCTTGTTCTTGCACGGTGCAAAAaggctgcatgtttttttttaagaattcaTAAATTCAAGAACTTGTGAACTGCTTTTTATGAGACATCAGCGTTGGTTAGAAGGGATAGGTTACAAGGAGCGCTCCTCATATTGCCTGAAGTACACTAGTTACCCCAATTAGAATAACTTATTTACATGTCTGACAGCTTGTACATGTTAAAAAAATTTAAACGTTGAGATATTGCCAGCAAATAGcattttatttaaaatatttcaaATGCATTAAAGAAAAACTGAATTTGTTGCACTTCGCAGCAAAGTACACACAGCACTCAAAGGGTTCAGGTGTGTCCGACTTTGTGTTCATCTCTGATGACAGACAGTACTGTGGTGTAATTGTGCTCATGgcttacttaaagggcccctgacaccaaaatggaAACATTGAGATCTGTGTTGTTTGGTTGTCCTGTATAAGTGTGTACttgtgaccgattattagtggcgaatgttcccttgaaaatattttaatttggttttaaattaAACGTGAATGCTAATCTCGGTTTTCAGCACCTCctgacatcgccactagtatgatgTAGACAGAGGTCCCTTATGACGTTCCACAAGAAGAGCTAGTATTATCGATCGAAGATACGCAGcgcgcacacaataccacgactagCACCCAACGAGGACTATTGTTTGTCCCCCCCTCTTGCTCTATTGttgggctgctctcaaggtggttctggTTGTTTACACCAGgaatgattttctttttttctcaagtGGACACACCgaaagcacccacatcgtttcattcttcaccGCGCGTGGGCCcaccgatttgaaaagtttgctttAAGTCCCATCAATTCTTGTTCATCATGGCTAATGAAGCTATATCACTCCAAGACTAAACTTGTCTCCTTTACACAAAATTTTAGGCGCCTCCTGACCACGTATGCACTTAATCACACACCCGTAGAGTAAGCCACatcatacaaatatctaggactTCACCTACAATCCGACCTATCCTGGAACTGTCACATCAATTACATTCTTGCAGCTGCTAACAACTCCCTCGGCATGTTAAAACATGATCTGCGTCATGCTCCTGCACACGTGCGAAAACTTGAGTATATTACCCTAATCCGCCCTAAAATTGAGTACTCTTCAGCTATACGGGACCCGGAACAAGCATAAATCATTGATAACATAGAATACTTGCAGAACCATGATGCTCGCTTCATTTTCTCTGACTACTCTCGTTTCACTAGCTTCACTACCTTAAAAGACTGTGCAGGTCTTGATAACCTCTCCCATCGTCGTAAACTTGCCCGTTTatctctttttcataaaactTATCATCTGTTCCTTCATGACGATTTTTTTCAGTCACCCTTAGCCATCTTTCCACGCAGTGATCGCCCTCTCAAGATCAAATGCTTCACATGCCGTACTTCATCTTTTGCTAATTCAGTCATACCAAAACCATCATTGAATAAGACCAGCTGCCTCGTAAAATTGCAATAGAAAGCCACATTTAGAAATTTAATGACCTTTTAAAGAATGATAACCTTAAAGTTTGATGTTCTGCTCTATTCTCAATTACCCATTTCGTTCTTATTTTGTACTGTATTATTATGTTATTGTTATTTTGTGTTTCGCTTTTTTAAATATCTTCTTcaatattttcaatatgtgttGCGTTATTGTGTTGCCTTTTTCGTTATGCTTAAGCAAGTCTTgtatttttgcaaatttttatgctctctgtttcttctatTCTATCTTTTCTTCTTTAGCTACCCCCCTATGTAATCATTCCCAGGGGtttcctgaaataaaaaaaataaataaatgtcaccCCTTCTTTAaaccctttcagatgccacctatgaagaactgtatgTAAACGTGTCAAACTGATacattatttgacggcactcaatattctattgcaacaaaaatagtgTCATAACATGTTAATTTATGTGTTATAGTAACTAATCCTAAATAGGTAGTAATTAAAAATGTATTTATCCTAACGACGTTGGTGCTCTCTTTCGGCATAAATAGtgttacgaaatgactggttccccagacgtgaaagagagacgtccgtttaatggcaatactaaaggcgaactgccgcaccggccacgtgcacgcgccCTTGATCCCCTTCGGTTTCCTCCTCTTCtatagagtctggcacgctccaagttgctccgttccgcactattttgcaacatccTCCCAGGGGGGCCAATAGGAATCGCACGCGTCCATGGTGCAGCTTGAGCGGTGATAACGTGGCCGCAACATAAATAGGTAGGCTCGCTGGCGTCCTTTCCGCAGTTCAGTTGATAGGCGCTGGCGATGACGAGCCTTGCGTTGCAATGGACGTGCATTCGCGAGCCCCGAGGCGGAAGCACGTTGTGACACCGAGATGTGTCGAGTTCCCAGTAGGAATTGGGACGAGATCAATTGCTGGAGCTCGTCGAGCTTGCTCGCTAGACGTATTCGTGGTCGAATGCTCTTCCAACTGAGCCAGCGGTAGGGGGACGATTTAAGCGGTTTGTCCGTGATCATGAGGCCTGTGATCTTCAGGTCGTTGATTAAATGCGGCACTCTGATGTACGAGGAATTCATGGCCTTCTCCGCAACCGCATTCTCCTTGTTCTCGTCAACGTTTACGACGTTCGTGTCCATGCCAATATCGAAGTTCACCTTGGGAAGCATTTGGCAGTTCCACGGTTCTGTCCCTTTGTGCAAGGTGGGGAACGGTTGGTTCACTGAGACGAACATTTCTTCCAGAGATTTCAGTTCCTCTAAGGGCATTCGCTTTCGTTGGCTAATACTTTCCAGCCACAAAAACCGCAGCAGGTCTCGGTCTTCAGGCCGAATAAAAAGCTGCAGGTATGCCTTCTTTATGTCGGCGGCGAGAACTACAGAGTGGCAGCGAAAATTCTGTAGAAGCTGGATGACGTCAGAACCAAGTTTCACGCCTTTCGAGAGTACGTCGTTAAGGCAAACATGACCGGCTTCGTGCGATGACGTATCAAATACGACACGAAGCTTCATTGTAACAGCATCGAGACGAACCACGGCGTGATGGGGCATGTAGTAGACGTTGTCCTTGAGCAGCTGCTCGGCTTGTACTTTCTCCGCATGTCCATCGTTGAAATAAGCTGAAATTGCTTGGTCGTATTTTTCTAGCATTGACGACTGCTCTCGGAACCGGTTGATCTGCATTCGCAGTCGACGTTCGGCTAATCGGCGATTGTTGCTTCCGGATGGTAACCCTGGTGGTTTGACCATCAGCGGCACTTCATAACGGCCATCTTGCTTCGAAATTCCTTGATTAAATGCAGACATGTGAGGGTCGCTCTCTAGAGTCCGTGAAGATGCTTGGTCGATCCCGATGGCATCCAAACGCCGCATTGACGACACGTCGATGTTCTCCGATTCAGACTTCTCAAGCGCGACAAATAATGCACTTGTTGGGGAACGAAAGTCGGACGTCATAGGGCCTTGCACCATCCACCCAAAGGTAGTTTCGATTGCTGTTATAGTCGCGCTGATGCGATCGATTTTCCCTGTGGTAACTTGCCAATAGGCGTCAGACCCGATGAGGACACTTATTTCTTCTGGTTGCCATGTGGTTGGTTGAAAGCTGTCGGCCACGTTGTACTCCCGTTCGCCGAGCAGGTGCGAAATGTTGGGGTTGAGCGGTGGGCTTGTTACAGAACAGATTTCAGGAATCGTTAAGGCTTCCAGAGTTACTGATGAGGCGCCGAACTGGCTGCGGAGTCGCACTTTGACACGCTCTGCAGAAATTCGTCTTCGTGACTTGGAGTCACCAAATGTGACGAGGGAGAGCTCTTCATTACCCACGACCGAGCACTTAAGTATCTTTGCCACGTCTGCACGAATGTATGTGCGCTGACTGCCGCTGTCCAGCAGTATCCGCACGAGGAGTCGTCGGTCTCCAGACTCTGCCCAAATTCGGCCTGTCTGCAACAATACAGGCGTAGATTCGACGTGACTACTCTGGGCGGTTGTGACGTTTCGCGTTGGTTGGGGCGGTGGTTCATGAAATGCCGGGGATCTACCGCTTGATTGAAGGTCTTCGGCTGGCCTCGATAATTCACAGAGAATCGTCAGGTGGCGTCGCTGGCAGGTACCACACCTGAGGTTGATGGATTTTTTGCACAATCTGGCGATGTGATTGCGTGTCCCGCAGCGGAAGCAGCAATTAGCGTACTGCAGCCTTGCACGCTTCTCCTCAGCCGATAAGTTAGCGTTACAGAAAGCGATCATATGATCCTTGCTTTGGCATAGCGGACACGCTGGTCTGACAGGCAAGGTGGGCCCGGTTAGAGCTGACGCTGACGGTATAGGTTCCGCGCCATAAATTTTTTCAGGCATGTGGGTCCTGGGTTCGTCTTGCACTGCACGACGCCACAGCTGCCGGCATTCCTCCCGGATTTCCACTTGGATGCGGAGGAAGGTTAGCATCTCCTTGGCGAGCCTCGTTCTGTCTTCAGGAGTTTCGGCGATACTGGATGCGCAATTTCTTTCCTTGGTCTTCTGCCGGTATATGATGGCGAGATCCTCTGGCAGACATCGCATCAGGACACGGTTTAACACCACGGTGTACTGGTCTGGCGAAACTCCAAGCCCTTCTAAGGCGCTGACGTGAAATTGGACGTTGTCGTGCAGCAGACGAAGCTTCGGGACCTCTGATGAGCATTTGACTGGGCTTAGCGCGAGAAGATGATCGATATGATCGTTCACGAGCAGATCCCGGCGTCCGAAGCGGTCCGTGAGCGTCTTGATCGCAAGGTCATAGTTTTGTTCGGCTAAGCGGATGCCTTCGATAGCCCGCTTCGCGCTGCCGGTTAAGTAGGTGAGGAGGTACTTGAACTTTTCAATCCGCGGTATCTCAGCGTTCTTGTGGATGGTGGCGTCGAAATGGTCCCAAAAAGACTGCCATCCATGGAGACTACCATCGAACGTCGGTATCTGTAGCTTCGGTAGTTGAACTGAACGCTGACGGTTCTCTCTCACCTGGCCTGCTGCGTCGCCGGAGTTTGGAGATCCGAGGTAGCTAGGCCCGGGTTCAGTTGCTCGAGCCTGCGTTCCGGCATTCCTCTCACGTTCTTGAAGCCAGAACTTGGCGCGTGATACTGCGTACAGAATCTTCTCGTTGTATTCCTGCGCCGTTCCTACTTCCTGGTCGAGGTTCTCTTCGTCCGTGGTCGCAAGGATGACGTCGTCGAGCTGCGACAGTGCTGTCTCCTTGTCCTTGAGGTAATCCATGTGTCCGCTAATCTGAGAGGCATCAGGATCCGGTTGCTGCAGCAGGTCCGTTAAAAGCGTGAGCGCtctcgtgacgccagcccttatgGCACCACGCTTCTTGCGCAGCTGGTCCGAGTTCGCCATGTCCGTGACGTGAAGGCGTCTCTCGAGGGGCAGTCCCGGGTTTCGCAGCACCAAAtgttacgaaatgactggttccccagacgtgaaagagagacgtccgtttaatggcaatactaaaggcgaactgccgcaccggccacgtgcacgcgccCTTGATCCCCTTCGGTTTCCTCCTCTTCtatagagtctggcacgctccaagttgctccgttccgcactattttgcaacaaataGAATGAAATTTTAGGCTAGAAATATTGTTCAAATTCATTCCTGGTTATgtacatttcgagcaaagaaaactTATACTTTCCGCATGGCTTGAAGGCAGCGGCACATCGAACGACTCAAACAATTCGTCATCTGCTGCGGTCCACTCAGGCATACCACAAGGATCAGTCCTTGGTCCACTTCTGTtgctaatttatattaatgacctcacgtcttcgatttcttctaacattcatctttttgcagatgattgtgtcatTTTTCATTAAATAATTAGTGATAATGACAGTTCATTTCTCTAGTCTGATCTTAACATCGTAGCAGTTTGATGCAGCACATCGCGAATGAATTTAAACAACGGTAAATGTAAGGCATTGCGCGTAACAAGATCTGCCACCACCCCGCTAACATACTTCAGCAATGTCGCACTCAATCCGGTCAGCTTGTTTAAATACTTGGGTATTCTTATCACATTGAACCTATCTAGGGCACCTCACATTGAATACATTACTAATAATGCCAATCTCATGTTAGGCTACATACTTCGCAACATCTCAAAAGCACTATCTGCACTGAAACTACTCTTATATCAAACATGAATACGTTCCAAACTTCAATATGCGTCTTCTGTGTGGGATCCTTACCACGATAATTTGATTACTTCACTTCATGTAGTACAGAATAACTCCGTCCGTTTCATACTTTCTAACTGTAATCGCATTGCCAGTACGACGTCAATGAAATCCAGTCTAGGCCTTCCTTCTTATGCATCCTGTTGGAAAATATCCCGTTTGGCTACATTTCACAAGTTATTCCATGATCCCACCCTGCATGACCAACTAAACCTCCATCTTCAGTAGATATCCCATCGCATCAACCACCGTCATAAGGTTGGTATCGCATTATGTAACTCTCAGTGTTTTTATCGATCATTCATACCTCCTACATCAGTAGATTGGAACTACCTACCTGAAGACATAGTAACTATTACTAATAGCCATCTTTTCCGACAAACTTAATATTTTGCGACAAGCAATCGTATTATGTTATGTATTGTTATGTATCGTGTTCCTATTGTATTGTGTTCGTTGTCCTTTTGTCCTTACGCGGCTAACATTGAATAATGATGACTTTATTGTTTGCTGAATAACTTATTTTCATGCTGTATTTTATATCTTGTCTACTTGGTAACCACTCCCTTCTATAATGCCCTATGGCCTTGAGGGtaaattaaataaaaataaataaatatgcaacagtacactgcaagatcaagttaaatgaagagaaatgtattacgcagaaggttcaattcatccgaAGCTCAATATATCTTCatgtttcttagcccctagttgatacaaatagcaaaatcaAGTGGTGTACATAATTGTGTACATAGTGTGTCAAACGGTTAAGATCCCTTATGGCATTCCTTGCAAGCACTCAAAACTTATGCTGGAGTCCTTTTCATGTCAAGTTACAGTCCGATTTTAGGTGTCAACACTCCTTTAAGAGATGCAGTTGGCTTGTTTTGGAATAAACAAAAGCAAGAACTTCCTGCATTAAAAAACTatagttttattattttttagtcaAAGTAGTAATATGAAGTCTCAACACTTCCAGGTTTGCTCTTGTAATTGTTGGGCTCATTTATTATTTTAGTGAAGTAAACAAAGGTTAAATTGCACAACAGTTTTGCATTAGTCACAATGAAGAAGCATTCAGAAGTATTGCACAAAGGCAGGTGCTGTCTTCGTCGCAGTACTTGTCCACAACGAGCAGAGCATTGGTACCTGGTGGCATTCAAGCTCCTAAGGACCCAGATTCACACTGTTTTGGTGGTGAGCCTGTAAGTGGAGGAGATACCAAAACGTTTTTAAGTACAGAGTTCCGTGATTTGCTCTCTAGTGACTTTTTATTCGAGTTTCTCAGAGATTTTCAAAGGAAAATGATGAAATGGAAACAATCAGGAATCCCAGATATGTCAGCAGCATAACACAAGTCAAAGAGAGGGCATAACATTGAATACAAACACAGAGAAGCACACAAGCAGCACACCAAAGAGAGGACCCCAGAAAGAAAAtgtatccctttcagtcacgaattatgaagcactgtctgcaaatgcatcaaacgtCCATGGCATgctttcaaggcactcagtattacatttcaagaaataaaatgaaggaatgtgttgttttctgtgagttacagtaattattgctaattagcgtgtaattaaatatctaattattctgcaatcggtcagcttcaatccttgcataaaagaaatcagctattaggcccaaaatgcttGCATAGTTTGTTTCTTGGTTGTATGCTTTtagagtgaagaaaaaaaatactcttgacgttggtcttggaacgtcgcacgtcgaacgatcgtcgaacatggtagtgcctctagcaaagtgatcatccgcAGAAATATACAgtataatgaagttaaataagcgttagttgtccactcaggaagccttcAAGAatgtgcacaccaagtttcaggtcatttgaagaaacacgcggtgcgtgatgcgacttcgaagttgatgtgtacatatgtacacactGTGACTGAAAGGGGTATACAACGCTATGCATTGCTAATGAAATTGTGCTCTTGATGACACAGATTTCTATCACTAAGCTTATCCAAATATACTGTCAGCCAGCAGCACATCTATTGGGCACTGCACATGGAGATACATGTCAACTATGGGCGTACGCTATTCAGT
It encodes the following:
- the LOC119405837 gene encoding uncharacterized protein LOC119405837 translates to MANSDQLRKKRGAIRAGVTRALTLLTDLLQQPDPDASQISGHMDYLKDKETALSQLDDVILATTDEENLDQEVGTAQEYNEKILYAVSRAKFWLQERERNAGTQARATEPGPSYLGSPNSGDAAGQVRENRQRSVQLPKLQIPTFDGSLHGWQSFWDHFDATIHKNAEIPRIEKFKYLLTYLTGSAKRAIEGIRLAEQNYDLAIKTLTDRFGRRDLLVNDHIDHLLALSPVKCSSEVPKLRLLHDNVQFHVSALEGLGVSPDQYTVVLNRVLMRCLPEDLAIIYRQKTKERNCASSIAETPEDRTRLAKEMLTFLRIQVEIREECRQLWRRAVQDEPRTHMPEKIYGAEPIPSASALTGPTLPVRPACPLCQSKDHMIAFCNANLSAEEKRARLQYANCCFRCGTRNHIARLCKKSINLRCGTCQRRHLTILCELSRPAEDLQSSGRSPAFHEPPPQPTRNVTTAQSSHVESTPVLLQTGRIWAESGDRRLLVRILLDSGSQRTYIRADVAKILKCSVVGNEELSLVTFGDSKSRRRISAERVKVRLRSQFGASSVTLEALTIPEICSVTSPPLNPNISHLLGEREYNVADSFQPTTWQPEEISVLIGSDAYWQVTTGKIDRISATITAIETTFGWMVQGPMTSDFRSPTSALFVALEKSESENIDVSSMRRLDAIGIDQASSRTLESDPHMSAFNQGISKQDGRYEVPLMVKPPGLPSGSNNRRLAERRLRMQINRFREQSSMLEKYDQAISAYFNDGHAEKVQAEQLLKDNVYYMPHHAVVRLDAVTMKLRVVFDTSSHEAGHVCLNDVLSKGVKLGSDVIQLLQNFRCHSVVLAADIKKAYLQLFIRPEDRDLLRFLWLESISQRKRMPLEELKSLEEMFVSVNQPFPTLHKGTEPWNCQMLPKVNFDIGMDTNVVNVDENKENAVAEKAMNSSYIRVPHLINDLKITGLMITDKPLKSSPYRWLSWKSIRPRIRLASKLDELQQLISSQFLLGTRHISVSQRASASGLANARPLQRKARHRQRLSTELRKGRQRAYLFMLRPRYHRSSCTMDACDSYWPPWEDVAK